The Opitutaceae bacterium nucleotide sequence ATCTTTCGCGCCGGGGACCCGCCGGCAACGAGTTCACCGACGCGGTCATGTCTGCCCTCGTGCATTGGCTGAGGCCGCCGGATGATGCGCCGGATGCACCGGACAAGCTGGCTCATGCGGACAACAGCTTTCTCACGGTGGAGTTGTTCATCCTGATTCTCTTCCTGATCGGTCTGGTCACCGCATCCGAGGTTCATCTGCGCGCGGCCCGGCTTCTCCTGACCGGCCCCTATGCGGCTGTCTTCTGGGTCTTCGTCATCGGAATGGGGATCCTCCTGCCCCTCATCCTCCAATTCCTCCAGGCCCAGCACAGGATCCGTTCGACCATCGTGCCGGCTCTCCTCGTCATCATGGGAGGATTGGTGCTCCGCTTCGTCATGGTCTATGCCGGGCAGGCAAGCCATTGGGTGGAGGCCTTCGCCCGTTGATCGACCAGGGTCCAACCTGACGCGTTTTCATGAAATCATCGACTAGACAACCGTACTGGAATCCATATCTCGCGGGATTTGTCCTGGGGCTTGTCCTGCTTGCCGCCTTTGTCGTCATGGGGCGCGGGTTGGGCGCATCCGGAGCGTTCAGCACGGCGGTGGCGACCTCGGTCAATGCCATCGCCCCGGAACACGCCGGGGGCAATGCCTTCTACGCCCGATATCTTGGGAACGGGGAAACCAGTCCGATGAAAGACTGGCTCGTCTTTGAAGTGCTTGGCGTTCTCGTCGGCGGCTTTCTCTCGGCCGCCCTGTCCAGCCGGTTGGCCCTGACCATCGAGAAGGGACCCCGGATTACCGCCGGGTCGCGTCTGGTCCTCGCTTTGATCGGTGGCGCACTCATGGGGATCGGATCCAAGCTCGCCCTCGGTTGTACCAGTGGACAGGCCCTTTCCGGGGGGGCACTGCTCAATCTCGGCAGTTGGGCATTCATGATGTTCGTTTTCGGCGGGGCCTACGGGCTGGCCTGGTTCTTGAGGAGGCAATGGCTATGATGGCACCTTTCTACAAGTTCGGCGCTTTCGGGGATGAGGTCAGCTTGATCGTGGCCTTTGTCATCGGAATCGGCTTTGGCTTTGTCCTTGAGCGGGCGGGTTTCGGCAGTGCCCGAAAACTGGCGGCCCAGTTCTATTTCCGCGACATGGCCGTGCTCAAAGTAATGTTTACCGCGATCGTCACGGCGATGGTCGGTGTCTACCTGCTGGCGCGGAGTGGTTATCTGGACCTGTCGCTGGTCTACCTGACACCGACCTACCTCGTTCCCCAGATTGTGGGGGGGATCATACTCGGAGTTGGATTTGTCATCGGCGGCTATTGTCCGGGCACTTCGGTTGTTTCGGCCGGAACCGGTCGGGTGGACGGTATGGTCTATCTGGTCGGTGTGGTCGGCGGACTTCTGGCCTACGCCGAGATTTATCCGATGATCGCGGAATGGACGCAATCGACCGATCTGGGACAGATCACCTTGCCGGCTTTCTTTGACCTTTCCTATGGCCTGGTTGTCGCCGCGGTGGTCGTCATGGCGGTCATTGCCTTCGTCGCCTCGGAGATGGCCGAGCGCCGCCTGGGCGGAGTGGAGTTGTCGGGCGGATCCCTGATCGGACATCCCTGGAAGATGACCCCGGCGCGTGGATTGATGGCGGGGTTGCTTGGGCTGGCATTCGTTGCGTTCTTCGCGGGCGACCCGTATCGGGGCAGTCGGGCCGTTCTGGATACCAAGCAGCTGGCGATGACGGTGAGTGGGCGGCAGGATCACTTCACGGTGGACGATCTGGCGGACCGGATCATCCGTGGTGAGAACAACTATGTCCTGCTTGATCTGCGGGATGCCGAGAGCTTCAATCGCTACCATATCCCGACGGCCCGGAATCTCCCGCTGTCCGAGTGGGAACCGGATCTGCTCCCTCGAAACGAGTCGATAGTTCTCTATTCCGATGGAGGTATCCATGCGGCCCAGGCCTGGTTTCTCATGCGGGCCCAGGGCTATCCTTCGGTCTATATCCTGCTGGGTGGACTGGATGCCTGGATGGAAGAGGTCCTTTACCCGACGGAACCGGCGGATCCCAGTCCGGAGGCGGCCCGGGAATTCGCGCGGAGGGCGGAGATGTCCCGCTATTTCGGGGGCACGCCGCGAACTGCGTCGGGTGAATCCGGAGAATCCGGCGGTCCGACGTTGCCGGAACTGGCGCCCCCGGTCATGCCGGTCGCCCCGGCCGGTGCGGTCCAGCCGGCAAAGAGAAAGAAGCGCGAAGGTTGCTGATCATTTCCGCATGGGGATTCGGGGCGGGAAGCTGAATTTCATGGTACCCCGCCTGAATTGCCCAAGGTATGCGATTCACAACTACCGGAAGATCAACGGCTGGAGGCCACGGTTGGTTGGCCGGGATGTTCCGGAAAGCCCCGGTTGCGAGCTTCCTGCAATAGCGTTTCAGTCGCCGTGGCGCCAATGCGGGTGACGCCGAACGATCGGACCTTGAGCATGTCATCAAGCGTGCGAATACCACCAGCCGCCTTGATCTGGACCTTCTCGGCGCAACTGGCGCGCATCAGCTTCAGATGGTGATCGGTCGCACCCTTGTAGTTGTAGTCGCCATTTGCCTGTTTGACGAAGCCGTAGCCGGTGGAAGTCTTCACAAACGCCACGCCGATCTCGGAACAGATCCTGCAGAGTTCGACGATGTGCTCGTCCATGAGGTAGTCGTTCTCGAAGATGACCTTGAGGATCGCGCCACGAGCGCCGCAGGCCTCATTTACCGCACGAATATCGGCGGCGACATAATCGAAGTTTCCGCCCAGCGCGCGTCCGACGTTCACCACCATGTCGATCTCCTTCGCCCCTTCGACCATGGCCAGTTCAGCTTCCTGAACCTTGATCGAGGTGTGGTTGTTGCCATGCGGAAACCCAATGACCGAGCAGACCAGCACGTTCGTGCCGGCCAGCAATTCCGCCGCTCGCGGCACATAGTAGGGCTTTACACAGACCGTGGCGACGTCGTGGTGCGCGGCCAATGCGCATCCGGCGTCGAGCAGGGCATCCGTCATGGTCGGATGCAGCAGTGAATGATCGATCATCTTGGCCAGTTCGTGGATGGTGGTATTCATGGATGTGGGAAGACTTGGGCTGGGCCTGAAAGGATCTCTGGATCGGTTTCACAGCATGGTTTCGCGGAGAAAGCGTGCGCCCCGGTGATGGACGAGGGCTGGTCGGAGTTGGCCGGGTTCATGATCCGATAAATTGACGGAGGAAGCGACCGCTCTGTCTGAGGGCGGCTTTGCGGGTGTCGAGGCTGGCCTCGTAGGCGCGGTCTTCGACCTCGATGCAGACCGCGCCGTCGTAGCCGGTATCTCCGAGGACGGAGAAGAAGCGGCCCCAGTCGATCTCGCCCAGGCCCGGAAGCTTAGGGCAGTGGTATTCAAGGGGCGTGGCGAGGATGCCGACTTCGTCAAGCCGGTCACGGTCGACGCGCACATCCTTGGCGTGGATGTGGAAGAGCTTCGAGGCGAATTCCTTGAGCGGTTTGATCGGGTCCATCTGCTGCCAGACGAGATGGGATGGGTCGTAGTTGAGGCCGAAATGTTCGCTGGGGATCCGTGAGAACATCTCCCTCCAGGCGGCCGGGGAAACGGCCAGATTCTTTCCGCCGGGGTATTCGTCGGAGCTGAAGAACATCGGACAGTTCTCGATGCCGATTCGGACGTCGCATTCCTCTGCAAAACGGACCAGGTCGGGCCAACGGCGATCGAAAAGCTCCCAGTTTGCGGCCTGGGAAAGTCCGGGGTCGCGTCCGACAAATGTATTGATCTGATTGATACCAAGGAGGACGGCGGCATCGATGACCTTCCTGAGGTGGGCGATGTAGACGGCGGCCTCGGCGTCGTCCGCGACCAGCGGATTCGGGTAGTAGCCGAGAGCGGAGATCCCGATGCCGTGTTCCGTGGTCAGCTTCCGGACTTTGTCGGCTTCGGATTTGTCGAAGTCGGAGACGTCGATGTGGGTGACGCCGGCATAGCGGCGCTCGGCCTTGCCGGCCGGCCAGCACATGGGCTCGATCGTGTCGAAACCGTTGTCGGCGGCGAAGCGGAGGACCTCCTCCAGTCTGAGTTCGGGAAGGATGGCGGATACGAATCCAAGTTTCATGGTAAGGAGTGAAGACGGAGGGCGCGGTGGAGAGGCAGTCGCTTATTGGGGAACATTGACCCACCGTTCGGTCCGGTGGCTTTCGGCGATCGCCTGGCAGAGAAGGAGTTCCCGATGGCCGTCGGTGAAATCGGCATAGAGTCGGTCAGGCGAAGATTGGCCGGTTGCGATGTCGGCGTAGATGGCCTTGTAGAGCTGCTTGAAGGAATCGGGGAAGCCTTCGTTGTGGCCACCGGGATAGTCGGCGAAACAACGGGCCGAGGCATCGAGGAAGGCGGGGTCCTTGAGGAAACGCTGATTGGGTTCGTCCCGGGAGCCGATCCAGAGCTCGTTGGGCAATTCACTGTCCCAGGCCAGGGCACGTCGGGATCCGGCGATTTCAAAGTGGATGGAGTTCTTGCGGCCGGCGGTGACCTGGGAAACATGGAGACAACCTCGGGAACCGCCCTTGAAACGGAGCAGGATGGTCCCGTGGTCCTCGGTCGTGACCGGGAAGTCTTCCGATGCGGCAGCAGGCCGGCGGGATTTCCCCGTGAAGGTCTCGCTCGATTGTTCGGTCGGGCGCCGGCGGACCGGATGGACCGTTCGTAGGTCCGCGAAAACGGACTCGATTTCCAGCCCTGTGATGAAACCAATCAGGTCGAGCCAATGGGTGCCGACATCGCCGACGGCGCGGAGTACGCCACCTTCCTCGGCCATGACCCGCCAGTTGAAATCGGTCGGGTAGAGCAGCCAGTCCTGGGAATAGCCCCCGCGAAGATGGAGGACGTCACCGATTTCACCGGACCGGACCAGGGCGCGGGCGTGGACGACCAGTGGATAGAAGCGGATATTGTAATTGACCGCACAGATCAGGCCGGGATGGGCTGCGGCCGCACGGGCGAGTTCAGCTGTCTCGGCCGTGTTCATGGCCAGGGGCTTTTCGCAGATCACGTGTCGGCCGGCCTTCAGGCAGGCAAGAACCTGTTGGAAGTGAACGCGATTGGGGGAGGCGAGGTGAACAACCGAGACGGCCGGATCGGCAAGGAGA carries:
- a CDS encoding YeeE/YedE thiosulfate transporter family protein yields the protein MKSSTRQPYWNPYLAGFVLGLVLLAAFVVMGRGLGASGAFSTAVATSVNAIAPEHAGGNAFYARYLGNGETSPMKDWLVFEVLGVLVGGFLSAALSSRLALTIEKGPRITAGSRLVLALIGGALMGIGSKLALGCTSGQALSGGALLNLGSWAFMMFVFGGAYGLAWFLRRQWL
- a CDS encoding YeeE/YedE thiosulfate transporter family protein translates to MMAPFYKFGAFGDEVSLIVAFVIGIGFGFVLERAGFGSARKLAAQFYFRDMAVLKVMFTAIVTAMVGVYLLARSGYLDLSLVYLTPTYLVPQIVGGIILGVGFVIGGYCPGTSVVSAGTGRVDGMVYLVGVVGGLLAYAEIYPMIAEWTQSTDLGQITLPAFFDLSYGLVVAAVVVMAVIAFVASEMAERRLGGVELSGGSLIGHPWKMTPARGLMAGLLGLAFVAFFAGDPYRGSRAVLDTKQLAMTVSGRQDHFTVDDLADRIIRGENNYVLLDLRDAESFNRYHIPTARNLPLSEWEPDLLPRNESIVLYSDGGIHAAQAWFLMRAQGYPSVYILLGGLDAWMEEVLYPTEPADPSPEAAREFARRAEMSRYFGGTPRTASGESGESGGPTLPELAPPVMPVAPAGAVQPAKRKKREGC
- a CDS encoding Gfo/Idh/MocA family oxidoreductase — protein: MPSPNPKPAAAVVGTGFIGPVHVEALRRLGIPITGILGSSEEKSRTAAQSVGLPRAYRDLDDLLADPAVSVVHLASPNRVHFQQVLACLKAGRHVICEKPLAMNTAETAELARAAAAHPGLICAVNYNIRFYPLVVHARALVRSGEIGDVLHLRGGYSQDWLLYPTDFNWRVMAEEGGVLRAVGDVGTHWLDLIGFITGLEIESVFADLRTVHPVRRRPTEQSSETFTGKSRRPAAASEDFPVTTEDHGTILLRFKGGSRGCLHVSQVTAGRKNSIHFEIAGSRRALAWDSELPNELWIGSRDEPNQRFLKDPAFLDASARCFADYPGGHNEGFPDSFKQLYKAIYADIATGQSSPDRLYADFTDGHRELLLCQAIAESHRTERWVNVPQ
- the deoC gene encoding deoxyribose-phosphate aldolase, with the translated sequence MNTTIHELAKMIDHSLLHPTMTDALLDAGCALAAHHDVATVCVKPYYVPRAAELLAGTNVLVCSVIGFPHGNNHTSIKVQEAELAMVEGAKEIDMVVNVGRALGGNFDYVAADIRAVNEACGARGAILKVIFENDYLMDEHIVELCRICSEIGVAFVKTSTGYGFVKQANGDYNYKGATDHHLKLMRASCAEKVQIKAAGGIRTLDDMLKVRSFGVTRIGATATETLLQEARNRGFPEHPGQPTVASSR
- a CDS encoding sugar phosphate isomerase/epimerase — its product is MKLGFVSAILPELRLEEVLRFAADNGFDTIEPMCWPAGKAERRYAGVTHIDVSDFDKSEADKVRKLTTEHGIGISALGYYPNPLVADDAEAAVYIAHLRKVIDAAVLLGINQINTFVGRDPGLSQAANWELFDRRWPDLVRFAEECDVRIGIENCPMFFSSDEYPGGKNLAVSPAAWREMFSRIPSEHFGLNYDPSHLVWQQMDPIKPLKEFASKLFHIHAKDVRVDRDRLDEVGILATPLEYHCPKLPGLGEIDWGRFFSVLGDTGYDGAVCIEVEDRAYEASLDTRKAALRQSGRFLRQFIGS